The following proteins are co-located in the Pseudomonas antarctica genome:
- a CDS encoding alpha/beta hydrolase encodes MMLRVLLLTLTLFSSIGFAASPVVLQRPISLDTGSGELFGSLLLPKSDKPVPVVLIIAGSGPTDRNGNSADGARNDSLKRLAWVLARNNIASVRYDKRGVAASLAATPDERNLTLDAYVADAVAWGKLLKADIRMGPLIVLGHSEGALVAALAAPQLDPAGVISLSGSARPVDQVIRQQLADHLPPALLLRSNEILDHLKAGQVDADVPRPLEGIFRPSVQPYLISLFRADPSAAFAKLSMPALIIQGTNDIQVGVADARQLKNAKPDAQLTVIEGMNHVMRIVPKDVKEQLESYNDPKLPLAAELGQRIVRFIDGLQPH; translated from the coding sequence ATGATGCTGCGAGTTTTGCTTTTGACCCTTACCCTGTTTTCCAGTATTGGCTTCGCCGCCTCCCCTGTCGTGCTGCAACGGCCTATCAGCCTGGACACCGGCAGCGGCGAGCTGTTTGGCTCGCTCTTGCTGCCCAAATCCGACAAACCCGTGCCCGTCGTGTTGATCATCGCCGGCTCCGGCCCGACCGACCGTAACGGCAACAGTGCAGATGGCGCGCGTAACGACAGCCTCAAGCGCCTGGCCTGGGTACTGGCCCGCAATAACATCGCCAGCGTGCGCTATGACAAGCGCGGCGTGGCCGCCAGCCTTGCTGCCACCCCCGATGAGCGCAACCTGACCCTGGATGCCTACGTGGCCGACGCCGTCGCCTGGGGCAAACTGCTCAAGGCGGATATCCGGATGGGCCCGCTGATTGTGCTGGGCCATAGCGAAGGCGCGTTGGTAGCGGCCCTCGCCGCACCGCAACTCGACCCGGCTGGCGTTATTTCCCTGTCCGGCAGCGCACGACCGGTGGACCAGGTGATTCGCCAGCAACTGGCCGATCACCTGCCCCCTGCCCTGTTGCTGCGCAGCAATGAAATTCTCGACCACCTCAAGGCCGGCCAGGTGGATGCCGATGTACCGCGCCCGCTGGAAGGTATTTTCCGACCCAGCGTGCAGCCTTATCTTATTAGCCTGTTTCGCGCCGATCCGTCGGCTGCCTTCGCCAAACTGAGCATGCCGGCGCTGATTATCCAGGGTACCAACGACATTCAGGTAGGCGTGGCCGATGCCCGACAACTGAAAAATGCCAAGCCGGACGCGCAACTGACGGTAATCGAAGGCATGAACCATGTGATGCGCATCGTGCCCAAGGACGTGAAGGAACAACTGGAGTCCTACAACGATCCGAAACTGCCCCTCGCCGCTGAGTTGGGCCAGCGCATCGTGCGCTTTATCGACGGACTTCAACCCCATTAA
- the prmB gene encoding 50S ribosomal protein L3 N(5)-glutamine methyltransferase: MITSRLRTLRDHIRWAVSRFHGEDLFFGHGTDNAWDEARQLVLGALHLPWEIADSYLDCNLEEEEISHVQRLLHRRIHERVPTAYLLKEAWFCGMSFIVDERVLIPRSPIGELIENRFEPWLAQPPARILDLCTGSGCIGIACAYEFQDAEVVLGDLSFEALEVANQNIERHGVDERVYTVQGDGFDGLPGQRFDLIVSNPPYVDAEDFADMPDEYQHEPELGLACGDDGLNLVRRMLAEAADHLTEKGLLIVEVGNSQVHVETLYPEVDFAWLEFQRGGHGVFMLTAEQCREHQAVFAARV; this comes from the coding sequence GTGATCACATCCCGCCTGCGCACGTTGCGCGACCACATCCGTTGGGCTGTCAGCCGTTTCCATGGGGAAGACCTGTTTTTCGGCCATGGCACCGACAACGCCTGGGACGAAGCCCGGCAATTGGTGCTCGGCGCCTTGCACCTGCCTTGGGAAATCGCCGACAGCTACCTGGACTGCAACCTTGAAGAAGAAGAAATCTCCCACGTGCAGCGTTTGCTGCACCGCCGTATCCATGAGCGCGTGCCTACCGCTTACCTGTTGAAAGAAGCCTGGTTCTGCGGCATGTCGTTTATTGTCGATGAGCGTGTGTTGATCCCGCGCTCGCCGATCGGCGAACTGATCGAAAACCGCTTCGAACCGTGGCTGGCCCAGCCGCCGGCGCGCATCCTCGACCTGTGCACCGGCTCCGGTTGCATCGGCATCGCGTGTGCCTATGAGTTCCAGGACGCTGAAGTGGTGCTGGGCGACTTGTCCTTCGAAGCGCTGGAAGTGGCCAACCAGAACATCGAGCGCCATGGCGTTGATGAGCGCGTATACACCGTGCAGGGCGACGGCTTCGACGGTCTGCCGGGCCAGCGTTTTGACCTGATCGTGTCCAACCCGCCGTATGTGGATGCCGAGGACTTCGCCGACATGCCGGATGAATATCAGCATGAGCCGGAACTGGGCCTGGCCTGCGGTGATGATGGCTTGAACCTGGTTCGACGCATGTTGGCCGAGGCCGCAGACCACCTGACCGAGAAAGGCTTGCTGATTGTCGAAGTCGGCAACAGCCAGGTCCACGTTGAGACGTTGTACCCGGAAGTGGACTTTGCCTGGCTGGAATTCCAGCGCGGTGGGCATGGCGTGTTCATGTTGACGGCTGAACAGTGCCGGGAACATCAGGCAGTGTTTGCTGCGCGGGTTTAA
- a CDS encoding cysteine hydrolase family protein produces the protein MSVPKTMFQLSGRGYAAANLNHATLVIIDAQKEYLSGPLALSGMDAAVANIQQLVAAARNAGRPIVHVRHLGTVGGLFDPQGERGEFIPGLEPLGDETIIGKLLPSAFHGTGLEKHLQDLGSLDLIVCGFMSHSSVSTTVRAAKNLGFRCTLVEDACATRDLPYKGGILSAEHVQQTEMAIMADNFATLASTKDLI, from the coding sequence ATGTCCGTTCCAAAGACGATGTTTCAACTCAGCGGTCGCGGTTATGCAGCAGCCAACCTGAACCATGCGACCCTCGTGATCATCGACGCCCAGAAGGAATACCTCAGCGGCCCACTCGCCCTCTCAGGCATGGACGCAGCGGTCGCCAACATCCAGCAACTGGTCGCCGCAGCGCGCAACGCCGGGCGCCCGATCGTGCACGTACGTCACCTGGGCACCGTCGGTGGCCTGTTCGACCCGCAGGGCGAGCGTGGCGAATTCATTCCCGGCCTGGAGCCGCTCGGTGACGAAACCATTATCGGCAAGCTGCTGCCGAGCGCTTTCCACGGCACCGGCCTGGAAAAGCACTTGCAAGACCTGGGCTCCCTGGACTTGATCGTCTGCGGCTTCATGAGCCACTCCAGCGTCAGCACCACCGTGCGCGCGGCCAAGAACCTGGGCTTTCGCTGCACCCTGGTGGAAGACGCCTGCGCCACCCGCGACCTGCCCTACAAAGGCGGCATCCTGAGTGCCGAGCACGTACAGCAGACTGAGATGGCCATCATGGCTGACAACTTCGCTACCCTCGCGTCAACCAAAGATCTGATCTGA
- a CDS encoding Smr/MutS family protein, with translation MQDDDFSLFKNELRGVKPIKHDRADTGKPKTDRAQIAKLRQAATVRTDATTVDGLSDQFVIDVGPEDELMWARDGVQESQMRKLKIGQIPFEGSLDLHGMNVEKARETLWAFLAEATKFEIRCVRVTHGKAVRLDGKRPMIKSHVNTWLRQHAQVLGFTSCQARHGGAGAVYVMLKRTMMEGRDE, from the coding sequence ATGCAAGACGACGATTTTTCCCTGTTCAAAAACGAGCTGCGCGGCGTCAAGCCGATCAAGCACGACCGCGCCGACACCGGCAAACCCAAGACCGACCGGGCACAGATCGCCAAACTGCGCCAGGCTGCGACCGTGCGCACCGATGCCACTACTGTGGACGGCCTTTCGGACCAGTTCGTGATCGACGTAGGCCCCGAAGATGAGCTGATGTGGGCCCGCGACGGCGTGCAGGAAAGCCAGATGCGCAAGCTCAAGATCGGTCAGATCCCGTTCGAAGGCAGCCTCGACCTGCACGGTATGAACGTGGAAAAAGCCCGCGAAACCCTCTGGGCCTTTCTGGCCGAAGCAACCAAATTCGAAATCCGCTGCGTGCGCGTTACCCACGGCAAGGCCGTGCGGCTGGATGGCAAGCGGCCGATGATCAAAAGCCACGTCAACACCTGGCTGCGTCAACATGCCCAAGTGCTGGGTTTTACCTCATGCCAGGCCCGCCACGGCGGCGCCGGTGCGGTGTACGTGATGCTCAAGCGCACCATGATGGAAGGGCGTGACGAGTAA
- a CDS encoding VOC family protein: MEPLKFTACLAVRDVTETLDFFERIGYVVTRESIAPPHSIHMILDGDNPLFMIQPEHEVKEFMPFLAGYPVGGSGFFYINTEEFDVTVARIKGKAEVLKESSEGGYKIFYFKDPNGYVFGINELISE, from the coding sequence ATGGAACCACTAAAATTCACTGCTTGCTTGGCAGTACGCGACGTTACTGAAACCCTCGATTTTTTTGAGCGTATTGGCTACGTTGTGACACGTGAGAGTATCGCGCCGCCCCACAGCATTCACATGATACTTGATGGTGATAATCCGCTATTCATGATCCAACCCGAGCATGAGGTTAAGGAATTCATGCCATTTCTAGCGGGTTATCCAGTTGGCGGAAGTGGCTTTTTCTACATAAACACCGAAGAATTTGATGTAACTGTTGCCCGCATTAAAGGAAAAGCAGAAGTCCTGAAAGAATCAAGCGAAGGCGGCTACAAAATATTCTACTTCAAAGATCCTAACGGGTACGTCTTTGGAATAAACGAATTGATTAGCGAATAA
- the folE gene encoding GTP cyclohydrolase I FolE codes for MTLEQNYTAILGQLGEDVSREGLLDTPKRAAKAMQYLCRGYEQTLEEVTNGALFSSDNSEMVLVKDIELYSLCEHHLLPFIGKAHVAYIPSGKVLGLSKVARIVDMYARRLQIQENLSRQIADAVQQVTGALGVAVVIEAKHMCMMMRGVEKQNSSMITSVMLGEFRENAATRSEFLSLIK; via the coding sequence GTGACATTGGAACAGAATTACACCGCGATCCTCGGCCAGCTCGGCGAGGACGTTTCCCGCGAGGGCCTGCTCGACACGCCAAAGCGTGCCGCCAAGGCGATGCAGTACCTTTGCCGCGGCTATGAACAGACACTGGAAGAAGTCACCAACGGTGCCTTGTTCAGCTCCGACAACAGCGAAATGGTGTTGGTAAAGGACATCGAGCTGTACTCGCTGTGCGAACATCACCTGCTGCCGTTTATTGGCAAGGCTCACGTCGCGTATATCCCGAGCGGCAAAGTGCTGGGCCTGTCGAAGGTTGCACGTATCGTCGACATGTACGCCCGCCGCCTGCAGATCCAGGAAAACCTCAGCCGTCAGATTGCCGATGCGGTCCAGCAGGTCACCGGCGCCTTGGGCGTTGCAGTGGTGATTGAGGCCAAGCACATGTGCATGATGATGCGCGGTGTGGAAAAACAGAATTCGTCAATGATCACCTCGGTGATGCTGGGTGAGTTCCGCGAAAACGCGGCCACCCGCAGCGAATTCCTCAGCCTGATCAAGTAA
- a CDS encoding glutathione S-transferase N-terminal domain-containing protein: MFVKALRVGLGHVIIAGDFLTRPRKKQRPAEQQAQVNAAAKDLTLYQFHACPFCVKTRRTLHRLNVPVALKDAKNNAQDRQTLLEQGGKIKVPCLRIEENGQTTWMYDSKVIIDYLDKRFAAI; this comes from the coding sequence ATGTTCGTCAAAGCACTTCGAGTGGGCCTCGGCCACGTCATCATCGCGGGCGACTTCCTTACCCGCCCACGCAAAAAGCAGCGCCCTGCCGAACAACAGGCGCAAGTCAACGCAGCGGCCAAGGACCTGACCCTCTATCAGTTCCACGCCTGCCCGTTCTGCGTGAAGACCCGCCGTACGCTGCACCGCCTGAATGTGCCGGTGGCGTTGAAGGACGCGAAGAACAACGCGCAAGACCGCCAGACCCTGCTGGAACAAGGCGGCAAGATCAAAGTGCCGTGCCTGCGCATCGAAGAAAATGGCCAGACCACCTGGATGTATGACTCCAAGGTAATCATCGACTACCTGGACAAGCGGTTTGCTGCGATCTGA
- a CDS encoding acyclic terpene utilization AtuA family protein, which yields MKTLRIGSGAGYSGDRIEPAVELAEQGDLDYLVFECLAERTIALAQQARISDPQGGYDPLLSERMRRVLPFVGRPDGRRRLRVITNMGAANPVSAAMETRRIASELGLNLKVVAVVGDDVLATLQPEQLLDNGQTLGSLGERLISANAYLGVDGILEALHAEADVVITGRVADPSLFLAPQMFEFGWAADDWQRLGQGTLVGHLLECAGQVSGGYFADPGFKDVEDLARLGFPLAEVNADGAALITKVAGSGGRVSRATCTEQLIYEVHDPAAYLTPDVTADFSQVGFVEEGVDRVRAQGAGGRARPEQLKVSVGYLDGWIGEGQMSYGGPGAVARAQLARDVVLKRLALMGVNMQDVRAELIGMDSLHGPRSNVEPWEVRLRVAARCEARSEAVRVGNEVETLYTNGPSGGGGASKSVRQVVAVASLLLARSAVKPRIEA from the coding sequence ATGAAAACCCTACGCATCGGTTCTGGCGCCGGCTATTCCGGCGACCGAATTGAGCCTGCCGTGGAACTCGCCGAGCAGGGTGACCTGGATTACCTCGTGTTTGAATGCCTGGCCGAACGCACCATCGCCTTGGCGCAACAGGCGCGCATCAGTGATCCACAGGGCGGGTACGACCCGCTGCTGAGTGAGCGCATGCGCCGGGTGTTGCCCTTTGTCGGCCGGCCTGACGGTCGACGCCGCTTGCGCGTCATCACCAACATGGGCGCGGCCAACCCGGTGTCGGCGGCCATGGAAACGCGGCGGATTGCCAGTGAGTTGGGCCTGAACCTCAAGGTGGTGGCCGTGGTGGGCGATGACGTGTTGGCGACCTTGCAGCCCGAGCAATTGCTGGATAACGGTCAGACCCTGGGTTCCCTGGGCGAGCGGCTGATTTCTGCGAATGCCTATCTGGGTGTCGACGGCATTCTTGAGGCGCTGCACGCCGAAGCCGATGTGGTTATCACTGGGCGTGTGGCCGACCCGTCGCTGTTCCTGGCGCCGCAGATGTTTGAGTTCGGCTGGGCGGCGGATGATTGGCAGCGCCTGGGCCAGGGTACTTTGGTCGGGCATTTGCTTGAGTGCGCGGGTCAGGTCAGCGGTGGCTATTTCGCAGACCCTGGTTTCAAGGACGTGGAGGATTTGGCGCGGCTGGGCTTTCCCCTGGCTGAGGTGAATGCCGACGGCGCAGCCTTGATCACCAAGGTGGCAGGTTCGGGCGGGCGGGTCAGCCGTGCTACCTGTACAGAACAATTGATCTATGAAGTTCACGATCCTGCGGCTTACCTCACGCCGGACGTAACGGCCGATTTTTCCCAGGTGGGGTTTGTCGAGGAGGGCGTTGATCGCGTGCGCGCTCAAGGGGCGGGCGGCCGTGCGCGGCCCGAACAGTTGAAGGTCAGTGTCGGTTATCTGGACGGTTGGATCGGCGAAGGGCAGATGTCCTACGGTGGACCGGGTGCTGTTGCACGGGCGCAACTGGCACGGGATGTCGTACTCAAGCGCCTGGCGTTGATGGGCGTCAACATGCAGGACGTGCGCGCCGAGTTGATTGGCATGGACTCGCTCCACGGCCCACGCAGTAACGTCGAACCTTGGGAAGTACGCCTGCGCGTGGCCGCTCGCTGTGAAGCACGCAGCGAGGCGGTGCGGGTCGGCAATGAAGTGGAAACCCTCTACACCAACGGCCCGTCCGGCGGCGGTGGGGCGAGCAAGAGCGTGCGGCAAGTGGTGGCGGTGGCGTCGTTATTGCTGGCGCGTAGCGCTGTAAAACCGAGGATCGAAGCATGA
- a CDS encoding CitMHS family transporter, producing MLATLGVITILCLLAAVMSKRLSPLVALIALPIIAALLGGFGLQTSAFIITGIKNVAPVVGMFVFAILFFGIMTDAGMLDPIIDRILRTVGTRPTRIVVGTATLALLVHLDGSGAVTFLVTVPAMLPLYTRLGIDKRILACVCAMAAGVNFLPWTGPVLRSSAALHVPVADLFQPLIPVQIVGLIFVFACAWWLGHREEKRLGLGVGSTVDAVPQRVLSADDIKLRRPRLFWVNLMLTVLVMVVMIAGWVDPVVMFMLGTVVALCINYPNVDAQRARIDAHAKTALTMASILLAAGVFTGIMQGTGMLKAMAEVAVAQIPAGHGKLIPAVVGFISMPLSLLFDPDSYYFGVMPVIAEVGKALGVDPLQVAQASLLGVHTTGFPVSPLTPATFLLVGLCKVELADHQRFTIPFLFAASVLMTLTALLLGVI from the coding sequence ATGCTCGCTACCCTGGGTGTCATTACCATCCTGTGCCTGCTCGCTGCCGTCATGAGCAAGCGGCTCTCGCCGCTGGTGGCCCTGATCGCCTTGCCGATCATCGCTGCGTTGCTCGGCGGATTTGGCCTGCAAACCAGCGCCTTCATCATTACCGGCATCAAAAACGTCGCCCCTGTGGTGGGCATGTTTGTGTTCGCAATTCTGTTTTTCGGGATCATGACGGACGCCGGCATGCTTGACCCCATCATTGACCGCATCCTGCGCACGGTAGGGACGCGCCCTACACGGATTGTCGTCGGTACCGCGACCCTGGCGTTGCTGGTGCATCTGGACGGCTCCGGCGCGGTGACCTTTCTGGTGACGGTGCCGGCGATGCTGCCGCTGTACACGCGGCTGGGCATCGACAAACGCATCCTTGCCTGCGTTTGCGCGATGGCTGCCGGGGTCAACTTCCTGCCGTGGACCGGCCCGGTGCTGCGCTCGTCGGCGGCGCTGCATGTGCCGGTGGCCGACCTGTTCCAACCGCTGATTCCGGTGCAGATCGTCGGTCTGATCTTCGTATTCGCCTGTGCCTGGTGGCTGGGCCATCGCGAAGAAAAGCGCCTGGGCCTGGGGGTCGGTTCCACGGTCGATGCGGTGCCGCAACGGGTGCTCAGCGCCGATGACATCAAGTTGCGTCGCCCACGCCTGTTCTGGGTCAACCTGATGCTGACCGTGCTGGTGATGGTGGTGATGATTGCCGGCTGGGTCGATCCGGTGGTGATGTTCATGCTCGGCACCGTGGTCGCGCTGTGCATCAACTACCCCAATGTGGACGCGCAGCGCGCACGCATTGACGCACATGCCAAGACGGCGTTGACCATGGCCAGCATCCTGCTCGCCGCCGGGGTATTCACCGGCATCATGCAAGGCACTGGCATGCTCAAGGCCATGGCCGAAGTGGCGGTGGCGCAGATTCCGGCCGGCCATGGCAAGCTGATCCCGGCGGTTGTCGGGTTCATCTCCATGCCGCTGAGCCTGCTGTTTGACCCTGACTCTTATTATTTCGGCGTGATGCCGGTGATTGCCGAAGTCGGCAAGGCCCTGGGCGTCGACCCGCTGCAAGTGGCCCAGGCCTCGTTGCTGGGTGTGCACACCACCGGGTTTCCGGTCAGCCCGCTGACTCCCGCGACCTTCCTGCTGGTGGGGCTGTGCAAGGTCGAACTGGCCGATCATCAGCGCTTCACCATTCCTTTTCTATTTGCCGCGTCGGTGTTGATGACCCTGACCGCGTTGCTCCTGGGAGTGATTTGA
- a CDS encoding LysR family transcriptional regulator, with product MKNSIQHIQAFLAVARTGSFTKAANELHLSPSALTVQVQQLEDWLGVALLDRSPRHVSITAAGEDARAPMEKLLLDLDNIVTGSRDLAALRRGVVTIAALPSVCAGALPPALRLFRERFAGIEVRLHDVVAHRIHAQVRSGEVDFGLGVRARLSHGLEFVPVLNDRLCAFVPLEHPLARHRQLTLEQLAAQPIILTGRDSSVREHVDALFDQTRLTMNAGMEANYMSTVLALVRQGLGISVLPESAADSLEGLKRINIDHPGVNREIGLISRSGMRLSPAAQRCFELLNAQLSGRPPS from the coding sequence ATGAAAAACTCGATCCAGCATATTCAAGCGTTCCTGGCGGTTGCCCGCACCGGCAGCTTTACCAAGGCGGCCAACGAACTGCATCTGTCGCCGTCGGCACTTACCGTACAAGTCCAGCAACTCGAAGATTGGCTGGGCGTCGCCCTGCTGGACCGCAGCCCGCGCCATGTCAGCATCACCGCTGCCGGAGAAGACGCCCGCGCACCCATGGAAAAACTGCTGCTGGACCTGGACAACATCGTCACCGGTTCACGCGACCTGGCCGCCTTGCGCCGAGGCGTGGTCACCATCGCCGCGCTGCCCTCGGTGTGCGCCGGCGCCCTGCCCCCGGCCTTGCGTCTGTTTCGTGAGCGTTTTGCCGGGATCGAAGTACGCCTGCATGACGTGGTGGCCCACCGCATTCACGCGCAGGTGCGGTCCGGCGAGGTGGACTTCGGCCTCGGTGTGCGGGCGCGGCTGAGCCATGGCCTGGAGTTCGTGCCGGTGTTGAATGATCGGCTGTGCGCGTTTGTGCCGCTGGAGCATCCCCTCGCCCGCCATCGTCAACTGACCCTGGAGCAATTGGCGGCGCAGCCGATCATACTCACCGGGCGCGACAGCAGTGTGCGAGAGCACGTGGACGCATTGTTTGATCAGACGCGGCTGACGATGAATGCGGGAATGGAAGCCAACTATATGTCGACCGTCCTGGCGTTGGTGCGCCAGGGCTTGGGGATCAGTGTATTGCCGGAGTCGGCGGCGGACAGCCTGGAAGGCTTGAAGCGCATCAACATCGATCATCCCGGGGTGAACCGGGAGATCGGGTTGATCAGTCGCAGCGGGATGCGCTTGAGCCCGGCGGCGCAGCGCTGTTTCGAACTGCTGAATGCGCAACTGTCAGGCAGACCGCCAAGCTGA
- a CDS encoding glutathione S-transferase family protein has product MYKVYGDYRSGNCYKVKLMLNLLGIAYQWIDVDILNGDTQTAEFLAKNPNGKIPVLELEDGTCLWESNAILNFLADGSEFLPTEPRLRTQVLQWQFFEQYSHEPYIAVARFIQFYLNMPEDRLEEYKTTHKGGYKALKVMERQLQATPYLVGEQYSIADIALYAYTHVAHEGGFDLTPYPAVQAWLKRVASHPKHVAMLD; this is encoded by the coding sequence ATGTACAAGGTTTATGGCGATTACAGGTCGGGCAACTGCTACAAGGTCAAATTGATGCTCAATCTATTGGGCATCGCGTACCAGTGGATCGATGTCGACATCCTCAACGGTGACACCCAGACCGCTGAATTCCTGGCCAAGAACCCTAACGGCAAGATCCCGGTGCTGGAACTGGAAGATGGCACGTGCCTGTGGGAATCCAACGCGATCCTCAACTTCCTGGCCGATGGCAGCGAGTTTTTGCCGACCGAGCCGCGCCTGCGCACTCAGGTGTTGCAGTGGCAGTTCTTCGAGCAATACAGCCACGAACCGTATATCGCCGTGGCGCGGTTTATCCAGTTCTACCTGAACATGCCGGAAGATCGTCTTGAAGAATACAAAACCACGCATAAGGGCGGTTACAAGGCGCTGAAGGTGATGGAGCGTCAATTGCAAGCCACGCCGTACCTGGTGGGCGAGCAATATTCGATTGCCGATATCGCACTGTATGCCTACACCCATGTGGCCCATGAGGGTGGCTTTGACCTGACGCCTTATCCGGCCGTGCAGGCGTGGTTGAAGCGCGTGGCCAGCCATCCCAAGCATGTGGCGATGCTGGACTGA
- a CDS encoding PLP-dependent aminotransferase family protein: MAFSERVTRLKSSLIREILAAAQRPEVMSFAGGLPAEAMLPALNWDGMPLNIGQYGMSEGEPHLRELLAAEARALGVPCQASQVLVVSGSQQTLDLAAKLYIDQGTQILLEGPTYLAALQIFQLFGADCLTVQLEADGPDLAALRTTLEQQRPAFIYLIPTFQNPSAVRYSEAKREAVAALLDEFGVTLIEDEPYRELTFDGGSAQPIAGRLKKASWIYTGTVSKTLLPGLRVGYLIASPDLFPHLLKLKQSADLHTNRVGQWQAMQWIGTERYQQHLVELRRFYRERRDAFQAALERHFGDLADWQTPQGGLFFWLTLKQPLDTRTLLAQALDQNVAFMPGEPFFSEPDQHLGSFRLNFSHIDPARLDEGLKRLAAVVRQAQHAQAA; encoded by the coding sequence ATGGCCTTCTCTGAACGTGTTACGCGCCTCAAAAGCTCCTTGATCCGTGAAATCCTCGCCGCGGCCCAGCGCCCGGAAGTGATGTCGTTCGCCGGCGGCCTGCCGGCCGAAGCCATGTTGCCCGCGTTGAACTGGGACGGCATGCCGCTCAACATCGGCCAATACGGCATGAGCGAAGGCGAGCCGCACTTGCGTGAATTGCTCGCCGCCGAGGCGCGCGCACTGGGCGTGCCCTGCCAGGCCAGCCAGGTGCTGGTGGTCAGCGGTTCCCAGCAAACCCTGGACCTGGCGGCCAAGTTGTACATCGACCAGGGCACGCAGATCCTGCTGGAAGGCCCGACCTACCTGGCCGCGCTACAGATTTTCCAACTGTTCGGCGCCGATTGCCTCACCGTGCAACTGGAGGCCGACGGTCCGGACCTGGCGGCGCTGCGGACCACGCTTGAACAGCAGCGTCCGGCGTTCATCTACCTGATTCCGACGTTCCAGAACCCGTCGGCCGTGCGCTACAGCGAGGCCAAGCGCGAGGCTGTCGCCGCTTTGCTCGATGAGTTCGGCGTGACCCTGATCGAAGACGAACCCTACCGCGAGCTGACTTTCGATGGCGGCAGTGCGCAGCCGATTGCCGGCCGCCTGAAGAAAGCCAGCTGGATCTACACCGGTACGGTCTCCAAGACCTTGTTGCCAGGCTTGCGCGTCGGTTACCTGATCGCCAGCCCGGACCTGTTCCCGCACCTGCTCAAGCTCAAGCAATCGGCGGACCTGCACACCAATCGCGTTGGCCAGTGGCAGGCAATGCAGTGGATCGGCACCGAGCGCTACCAGCAACATCTGGTGGAACTGCGCCGCTTTTACCGCGAACGCCGCGATGCATTCCAGGCCGCTCTCGAGCGCCACTTCGGTGATTTGGCCGACTGGCAAACGCCCCAGGGCGGATTATTCTTCTGGCTGACCTTGAAACAACCGCTCGACACCCGCACCTTGTTGGCGCAAGCATTAGATCAGAACGTCGCGTTCATGCCCGGTGAACCGTTCTTTTCCGAGCCGGACCAGCACCTTGGCTCGTTTCGGCTCAATTTCAGCCATATCGACCCGGCCCGTTTGGACGAAGGTCTCAAGCGCCTGGCCGCGGTGGTCCGTCAAGCACAGCACGCGCAAGCGGCATAA
- a CDS encoding MarR family winged helix-turn-helix transcriptional regulator translates to MLDLKNQSSQQQAMEAFFFGYQAFTAKADEMLERRGLSRVHQRIVFFIARYPALSVTQLLELLGVSKQALNMPLRQLQEMHLVNSVASETDKRKRLLELSEEGVRFEQSLRREQVKLLQRAFSEAGEDAVAGWLAVNQALSAAN, encoded by the coding sequence ATGCTTGACCTTAAAAACCAGAGCAGCCAGCAGCAAGCCATGGAAGCCTTCTTCTTCGGCTATCAGGCGTTCACCGCCAAGGCCGATGAAATGCTGGAGCGCCGCGGCCTGAGCCGCGTGCACCAGCGCATCGTGTTTTTCATCGCGCGCTACCCCGCCTTGAGCGTGACACAACTGCTGGAATTGCTCGGCGTGAGTAAACAGGCGTTGAACATGCCATTGCGCCAATTGCAGGAAATGCACTTGGTCAACAGCGTCGCGTCCGAGACCGACAAGCGCAAACGCCTGCTGGAATTGAGTGAGGAAGGCGTGCGTTTCGAGCAGTCACTGCGCCGCGAACAAGTGAAGTTGTTGCAACGCGCGTTCAGCGAAGCCGGCGAAGACGCGGTGGCGGGATGGCTGGCGGTCAACCAGGCGCTGAGTGCCGCGAATTAG